A genomic stretch from Pontibacter liquoris includes:
- a CDS encoding SDR family oxidoreductase, producing MKHTTILVTGATGTVGREVVKQLSMLDGNLVRVRAGVHSLIKGENLRRLPEVEVVEMNFEDPASLHAAFTHVDKVLLITPFTEDQVQMLKTLVDEAKKRGVQHIIRLSAMGADASPGITLGRQHREMEKYIEASGMAYTFLRPAGFMQNFLNYADSIRHQGKFYQPTGTGKVGYIDVRDIATVAVEVLTGSGHEGKVYELTGPEAISGEEVAQIFSNVLGKPVAFVDVPEEEARKAMLEHMPAWMVDALLELNSIYKAGYSSATTDTVEEVTDRMPHAFEQFARDYKECFE from the coding sequence ATGAAACATACTACAATATTGGTAACGGGTGCAACAGGCACCGTGGGGCGGGAGGTCGTGAAACAACTCTCGATGCTGGATGGCAACCTGGTACGGGTACGCGCCGGCGTGCATTCGCTTATAAAAGGGGAGAACCTGCGGCGATTGCCGGAAGTGGAAGTGGTGGAAATGAACTTTGAAGACCCCGCTTCCCTCCATGCAGCCTTCACCCATGTAGACAAAGTGCTGCTGATCACACCTTTTACTGAGGACCAGGTGCAAATGCTAAAAACGCTGGTAGACGAAGCAAAGAAAAGAGGCGTGCAGCACATTATCAGGCTCTCGGCAATGGGTGCAGACGCAAGCCCCGGTATTACGCTGGGCCGCCAGCACCGCGAGATGGAAAAGTATATCGAAGCCAGTGGCATGGCTTATACTTTCCTGCGGCCCGCAGGCTTTATGCAAAACTTTCTCAACTATGCGGATTCCATCCGACACCAGGGCAAATTTTATCAGCCCACCGGCACGGGCAAAGTAGGGTATATTGATGTCCGCGACATCGCCACCGTTGCCGTGGAAGTGCTGACAGGCAGCGGCCACGAAGGCAAAGTATACGAGTTGACAGGCCCGGAAGCTATATCAGGGGAAGAAGTGGCGCAGATCTTCAGCAATGTATTAGGCAAACCGGTTGCGTTTGTGGATGTGCCCGAGGAGGAGGCGCGAAAAGCCATGCTGGAGCATATGCCAGCCTGGATGGTAGATGCCTTGCTGGAACTGAATAGCATTTACAAAGCAGGTTATTCCAGCGCCACAACCGATACGGTAGAAGAGGTAACAGACCGGATGCCCCATGCTTTTGAGCAATTTGCGCGCGATTACAAAGAGTGTTTCGAGTAG
- a CDS encoding toxin-antitoxin system YwqK family antitoxin, with translation MRATLLGSFLLFLAFNTFAQQPLQRSISLKRYGSDSLHIPFDAAYYLVEDSCAQIMRQVRYNAQQRSFYGRFKDVSRTNPALVIAEGTYKPGGLKEGAFTSYHPNGKLQAQGSFKENKLSGEWRFFYEVGTPRLTFIASDSGITITDAWNSNGIQTVTNGTGQHQIILSSIIWKGKLLNGKPVGTWTATSPYDRSSTMQASEKFKDGKFMKGTGPIGDYTDESRIMWFNMQELPFLTAEQMAISSTPCNPAPRKLLISAQYREGLEAYSYAIQRVADAYLSGIDLKPYESMLNIEGEIAEDGRLVNMRYKNAFNDKIATGLVRALGKLPSLEPALVNGTPTRQKFTITFKFEKGFYSFNYRFLPLNPVPAK, from the coding sequence ATGAGAGCAACTTTACTCGGCTCATTTCTTTTATTTTTAGCTTTCAACACCTTTGCCCAGCAGCCGTTACAGCGCAGCATCTCTCTAAAAAGATACGGTAGCGACAGCCTGCACATTCCTTTTGATGCCGCATACTATTTAGTAGAGGACAGCTGTGCCCAGATCATGCGACAGGTGCGCTATAATGCACAGCAACGCTCTTTCTATGGCAGGTTTAAAGATGTTAGCCGTACAAATCCTGCCTTGGTGATTGCCGAAGGTACTTACAAACCGGGAGGTCTGAAAGAGGGGGCATTTACGTCTTACCACCCCAACGGGAAACTTCAGGCGCAGGGCAGCTTTAAAGAAAACAAGCTTAGCGGAGAATGGCGCTTCTTTTATGAAGTTGGCACGCCCAGATTAACCTTTATCGCTTCAGATAGCGGCATCACCATAACCGATGCCTGGAACAGCAACGGCATACAGACAGTGACCAACGGAACAGGCCAGCATCAAATAATTTTAAGCAGTATTATCTGGAAAGGGAAGCTTCTAAACGGAAAACCTGTGGGCACCTGGACAGCAACATCGCCCTACGACAGATCGAGTACAATGCAGGCCAGCGAAAAGTTTAAAGACGGTAAATTTATGAAAGGTACTGGACCAATTGGTGATTACACAGATGAGTCTCGCATAATGTGGTTCAACATGCAGGAGCTTCCCTTTCTAACTGCTGAGCAAATGGCTATCTCCAGCACACCCTGCAACCCCGCGCCCAGAAAGCTCCTGATTAGTGCGCAGTACCGGGAAGGCTTAGAGGCATACAGTTATGCAATACAAAGAGTTGCAGACGCTTATCTAAGTGGCATTGATCTTAAACCTTATGAATCCATGCTGAACATAGAAGGAGAAATAGCCGAAGATGGCAGATTAGTTAATATGCGGTATAAAAATGCATTTAATGATAAAATAGCAACCGGCTTGGTAAGAGCCCTGGGAAAGTTGCCTTCGTTGGAACCTGCTTTGGTCAATGGTACCCCTACCAGGCAAAAGTTTACAATTACCTTTAAATTTGAAAAAGGCTTCTATTCATTCAACTACCGGTTCCTCCCCCTTAATCCCGTACCGGCGAAATAA
- a CDS encoding AAA domain-containing protein — MKNILKNYRRRLLNLGSGNRALVLLRLSREMHLDVETLNFVTGEPAFGVIEKLLSGKKRIALSPYADSRQVPVAAISQRLRYVKRKAEIIFEERGSRELYLGWPFVQGKFSDGTAVRCPLLFFPVQLQVNAAQQWELVPDAAQPAQFNQSFLLAYAHYMGTPLAEELTELDLSTLPQHPLEFRTQVYELLKTHQLELNVGREFFTDKLHPFRDYKKADYEEPLKPGQLSLEQEAVLGIFPQAASFLLNDYDALLQRDDLQELEDLFPVPDASISSSTQAQHTFTAFTLDASQEAALQTVKQGRSLVVQGPPGTGKSQLICNLVSDFTARGKKVLVVSQKRAALDVVYQRLSQKGLGAFAGLVHDINADRKPIFAQLLHQIEQLDDYKKQNLALNSIYTDRAFLEVGRGINRCTEKLAAFKKALFDSSRCGWSPKELYLRSNLQEPHLPLSSSFRYFTADILTEFLPRLRQYLQQAVTFEQEDFIWRERRSMKGFGWPQRLQLEETIQQLPQEYSQLQKSISELSGNTFTLEQLPQYTAALPALTELQRLLALPDVLPALHALRQAPVKAPELQQQVKSLRDVYRSTLGPDLTVPVAQLAGIKKAIKAYADQQSQLLGSINWYFSPEKKVLKQALALYNWELTEENVARLLQRLEVRQQAEELMQRLNASIKYNLQLSNTSEKVLQKLDTLEQALAVQKLLRQLHRDKVLHEKLLPLVDLPQHLATLTSTLDALQSKYKNWLLWLPEAQVKRLITQEQHGAHLMQALPAHFEPLVAYDTLFSSFLEAEREIMLQLVSQSIGSEEAGEKLFLNSLYLAWLHELETQHPELRMPSNGELDRVEAELQQLLQEKQRLSQEIVLAQLREQAYKHIELNRLGNAVTYRRLQAQVSKKRSLYPLRKLFALFSNEMLDLVPCWLASPETVSAVLPLEACFDLVIFDEASQCYAETGLPAMLRARQVVVAGDQQQLQPSDLYRTRWSAAGEDEVEELSAESLLQLCSLYLPQVMLTQHYRSRYPELIDFSNRHFYHQKLELIPELEDANARRPAIQFMKVHGLWQDNANGPEAERVVHLVLKLLEEGKEEIGVITFNYTQQMLVQDLLEDRATALGVTIPPSVLVKNIENIQGDEKEVIILSVGYAPDGQGRMAMQFGSLNQAGGENRLNVAITRAKQHIFVVSSIRAEQLQVDHTLHPGPKLLKEYLLYAQQVSRRYFQYHPKKESIPAGVPLLKERLQQQVKTLQQEVPFADLTQVVAQQYTGVVLTDDDLYYTNASVRHAHADVPQLLQQRHWPYVRVYSRQFWENPAAMLNHLKVISPVRD; from the coding sequence ATGAAGAACATCCTCAAAAATTATAGACGCAGGCTGCTCAACCTCGGCTCCGGCAACAGGGCCCTGGTCTTGCTGCGCCTGTCACGGGAGATGCACCTGGATGTGGAGACGCTGAACTTTGTAACCGGCGAACCGGCCTTTGGAGTTATCGAAAAGCTGTTGTCGGGTAAAAAGCGGATTGCCCTGAGCCCTTATGCCGATAGCCGGCAGGTTCCGGTGGCCGCTATCAGCCAGCGCCTGCGCTACGTGAAGCGCAAGGCCGAGATTATTTTTGAGGAGCGTGGCAGCCGCGAGTTATACCTTGGCTGGCCGTTTGTGCAGGGCAAGTTCTCCGATGGCACGGCCGTGCGCTGTCCGTTGCTTTTCTTCCCGGTGCAGCTGCAGGTAAACGCCGCGCAGCAGTGGGAGCTGGTGCCCGATGCCGCGCAGCCGGCGCAGTTTAACCAAAGCTTTCTGCTGGCCTATGCGCACTACATGGGCACGCCGCTAGCCGAGGAGCTCACGGAGCTGGATTTGAGCACGCTGCCGCAGCACCCGCTGGAGTTCCGCACGCAGGTATACGAATTACTGAAGACCCATCAGCTGGAACTGAATGTGGGGCGCGAGTTCTTTACCGACAAGCTCCACCCTTTCCGCGACTATAAAAAAGCTGATTACGAAGAACCACTGAAGCCCGGGCAACTATCCCTGGAGCAGGAAGCCGTGCTGGGCATTTTCCCGCAGGCAGCGTCTTTTCTTTTGAATGATTACGATGCGCTGTTGCAGCGCGATGATCTGCAGGAGCTGGAAGACCTCTTTCCGGTGCCCGATGCAAGTATAAGTAGCAGCACGCAGGCCCAGCATACCTTTACCGCTTTCACCCTCGATGCCTCGCAGGAGGCGGCATTGCAGACCGTAAAGCAGGGTCGCTCGCTGGTGGTGCAGGGGCCGCCGGGCACGGGCAAATCGCAGCTCATCTGCAACCTGGTGTCGGACTTTACGGCACGGGGCAAGAAGGTGCTAGTCGTAAGCCAGAAGCGGGCGGCGCTGGATGTGGTGTACCAGCGCCTGTCGCAGAAAGGCCTGGGCGCTTTTGCCGGGTTGGTGCACGACATCAACGCCGACCGTAAACCCATCTTCGCGCAGCTGTTGCACCAGATCGAGCAGCTCGACGATTATAAAAAGCAGAACCTGGCGCTAAACAGTATTTACACCGACCGGGCGTTTCTGGAAGTAGGCCGTGGCATAAACCGCTGCACCGAAAAGCTTGCCGCTTTTAAGAAGGCGCTCTTCGATAGTAGCCGCTGCGGCTGGTCGCCGAAGGAGTTATACCTGCGGAGCAATTTGCAGGAGCCGCACCTGCCGCTTTCCTCCAGCTTCCGCTACTTCACGGCCGATATCCTGACAGAGTTCCTGCCGCGCCTGCGCCAGTACCTGCAGCAGGCGGTTACGTTTGAGCAGGAGGATTTTATCTGGCGCGAGCGGCGCAGCATGAAAGGCTTTGGCTGGCCCCAGCGCCTGCAGCTCGAGGAAACCATACAGCAACTGCCGCAGGAGTATAGCCAGCTGCAGAAAAGCATCAGCGAGCTTAGCGGCAATACTTTTACGCTGGAGCAGCTGCCTCAGTACACGGCGGCGCTGCCGGCTTTAACCGAGCTGCAGCGGCTGTTAGCCTTGCCCGACGTGCTGCCCGCCCTGCATGCCTTGCGGCAGGCGCCGGTAAAAGCGCCGGAGCTGCAGCAACAGGTAAAAAGCCTGCGCGATGTGTACCGCTCCACCCTGGGGCCCGATCTAACCGTGCCAGTGGCGCAACTGGCAGGTATAAAAAAGGCGATCAAAGCGTATGCCGACCAGCAAAGCCAGCTGCTGGGAAGTATAAACTGGTACTTTTCGCCGGAGAAGAAAGTGCTCAAACAAGCGCTGGCCCTGTACAACTGGGAGCTTACCGAGGAGAATGTCGCCCGGCTGCTGCAGCGCCTGGAGGTGCGCCAGCAGGCCGAGGAACTGATGCAGCGCCTTAACGCCAGTATAAAGTATAACCTGCAGCTGTCGAACACAAGCGAGAAAGTGCTGCAGAAGCTCGACACCCTGGAGCAGGCGCTGGCTGTTCAGAAGCTGCTGCGGCAGCTGCACCGAGACAAGGTGCTGCACGAAAAGCTGCTGCCCCTGGTCGATCTGCCGCAGCACCTGGCCACGCTCACCAGCACCCTCGATGCGCTACAGAGCAAGTATAAAAACTGGTTGCTGTGGCTGCCCGAAGCCCAGGTGAAGCGCCTCATCACGCAGGAGCAGCATGGTGCCCATTTGATGCAAGCTTTGCCGGCTCACTTTGAACCGCTGGTAGCCTACGACACGCTTTTTTCCTCGTTCCTGGAAGCCGAACGTGAGATCATGCTGCAACTGGTTTCCCAAAGTATAGGCTCGGAAGAAGCCGGAGAAAAACTTTTCCTCAACAGCCTCTACCTGGCCTGGCTGCACGAACTGGAAACGCAGCACCCGGAACTGCGCATGCCCTCCAACGGCGAGCTGGACAGGGTGGAGGCGGAACTGCAGCAACTGCTACAGGAAAAGCAACGCCTGAGCCAGGAGATCGTGCTGGCGCAGTTGCGCGAGCAGGCCTACAAACACATCGAGCTCAACCGCCTCGGCAATGCAGTTACCTACCGCCGTTTGCAGGCGCAGGTCAGCAAAAAGCGCAGCCTGTACCCGCTGCGCAAACTCTTCGCGCTTTTCTCCAACGAGATGCTGGACCTGGTGCCCTGCTGGCTGGCCTCGCCCGAAACCGTGTCGGCGGTGTTGCCCCTGGAAGCGTGTTTTGATTTGGTGATCTTCGACGAGGCCTCGCAGTGCTATGCCGAAACCGGCCTGCCGGCCATGTTGCGTGCCCGACAGGTGGTGGTGGCCGGCGACCAGCAGCAGCTACAGCCATCGGACCTGTACCGCACCCGCTGGAGCGCAGCCGGGGAGGACGAAGTGGAAGAACTGTCGGCCGAATCGTTGCTGCAGCTGTGCAGTTTATACTTGCCGCAGGTTATGCTCACGCAACATTACCGCAGCCGCTATCCCGAGCTGATCGATTTCTCGAACCGCCACTTCTATCATCAGAAACTGGAGCTCATACCCGAGCTAGAAGATGCCAACGCGCGGCGCCCGGCCATTCAGTTTATGAAGGTGCACGGGCTGTGGCAGGACAATGCCAACGGGCCGGAGGCGGAGCGGGTGGTGCATCTGGTGCTCAAACTACTGGAAGAAGGCAAAGAAGAAATTGGGGTAATCACCTTTAACTATACCCAGCAAATGCTGGTGCAGGACCTGCTCGAAGACCGCGCCACTGCCCTGGGGGTAACCATCCCGCCTTCGGTGCTGGTCAAGAACATCGAAAATATTCAGGGCGATGAAAAGGAAGTCATCATCTTGTCGGTAGGGTATGCGCCGGACGGGCAGGGACGCATGGCCATGCAGTTTGGCAGCCTGAATCAGGCCGGAGGCGAGAACCGCCTGAATGTGGCCATTACGCGCGCCAAACAGCACATTTTTGTGGTGAGCAGCATCCGGGCCGAGCAACTGCAGGTAGACCACACGCTGCACCCGGGGCCCAAGCTGCTGAAGGAATATCTCCTGTATGCGCAGCAGGTCAGCCGCCGGTATTTCCAGTATCATCCTAAAAAAGAAAGTATACCCGCCGGGGTGCCCCTGCTGAAGGAGCGCCTGCAGCAGCAGGTAAAGACACTGCAACAGGAGGTGCCCTTTGCCGACCTGACGCAGGTAGTGGCACAGCAGTATACGGGGGTGGTGCTCACGGACGACGACCTATACTATACCAACGCGTCGGTGCGCCACGCCCATGCCGATGTACCGCAGTTACTGCAGCAGCGGCACTGGCCCTACGTGCGCGTGTACAGCCGCCAGTTCTGGGAGAATCCGGCAGCCATGCTGAATCATCTGAAAGTTATTTCGCCGGTACGGGATTAA
- a CDS encoding alpha/beta hydrolase has translation MLLSLLAALLSLSFSPIVQNHTGPGKLVRIESFPSRYVAPRQVDVWLPESYGQNPGKKYAVLYMQDGQNLFSPETAYAGQEWQVDETLSQLMQEGKIKDCIVVGIWNTAHRFYEYGPQKPFALLPDSAQQQLRQEYKFDKILSDEYLKFIVEELKPYIDKKYCTRPDRNNTYLLGSSMGGLISLYGVLEYPKVFGGAACLSTHWPFTLKENNPAFTHAMAAYLAQQLPTRHKPRLYFDYGTQTLDAWYAPHQQLIDSVLEGKGYGSKNWVTRRFEGAEHSERSWRERLAIPVTFLLRK, from the coding sequence ATGCTCCTCTCGTTGCTTGCTGCGCTTCTGTCGCTCTCTTTTTCTCCTATTGTGCAAAATCACACCGGCCCAGGAAAGCTTGTCCGGATAGAAAGCTTTCCTTCCAGGTATGTAGCGCCGCGGCAGGTGGATGTGTGGCTGCCGGAAAGCTATGGCCAAAACCCCGGTAAGAAGTATGCGGTGCTGTATATGCAGGACGGGCAGAACCTGTTCAGCCCTGAAACGGCGTATGCCGGGCAGGAATGGCAGGTAGACGAAACTTTGTCGCAATTGATGCAGGAAGGTAAAATAAAAGACTGCATCGTAGTGGGCATCTGGAACACGGCACACCGCTTTTATGAGTATGGCCCGCAGAAACCCTTTGCCTTGCTGCCAGATAGCGCCCAACAGCAACTGCGGCAGGAGTATAAATTCGATAAGATCCTGAGCGACGAATACCTCAAATTTATAGTAGAGGAGCTCAAACCCTACATCGACAAAAAATATTGCACTAGGCCAGACCGCAACAACACCTACCTGCTGGGCTCCAGCATGGGCGGCCTGATTTCGTTGTATGGCGTGCTGGAATACCCGAAGGTATTTGGCGGCGCAGCCTGTCTCTCTACCCACTGGCCTTTTACGCTAAAAGAAAACAACCCGGCGTTTACCCATGCCATGGCCGCCTACCTGGCCCAACAGCTGCCCACGCGCCACAAGCCCCGTTTATACTTTGATTACGGTACCCAAACGCTTGATGCCTGGTATGCACCTCATCAGCAACTCATCGACAGTGTATTGGAAGGCAAAGGGTATGGCAGTAAAAACTGGGTAACGCGCCGGTTCGAAGGGGCCGAGCACAGCGAGCGCTCCTGGCGCGAACGCCTGGCCATCCCTGTAACTTTTCTGCTTCGGAAATGA
- a CDS encoding NUDIX hydrolase — protein sequence MEVALISVGAKARWQLPKGLVDPGETPEVTAVREVREEAGITTTLVQKIDTIAYWYVGDKGRQRVRFHKQVHFFLLAYQHGQVTDHDWEVNEARWVNLPEAIGMLAFKSERQVLEKAQTLLETMLRE from the coding sequence GTGGAGGTTGCGCTGATCAGTGTCGGCGCGAAGGCGCGGTGGCAGCTGCCCAAAGGGTTGGTAGACCCGGGCGAGACACCGGAAGTTACCGCTGTGCGCGAGGTGCGCGAAGAAGCCGGCATAACCACTACCCTGGTCCAGAAAATTGATACGATTGCATACTGGTACGTGGGCGACAAAGGCAGGCAGCGCGTGCGCTTCCATAAGCAGGTACATTTTTTCCTGCTGGCTTACCAGCATGGGCAGGTAACAGACCACGATTGGGAAGTAAACGAAGCCCGCTGGGTAAACCTGCCTGAGGCCATCGGCATGCTGGCTTTTAAAAGTGAGCGGCAGGTACTGGAAAAAGCCCAAACCCTGCTGGAAACAATGCTGAGGGAATAA
- a CDS encoding response regulator transcription factor, producing MHVLIVEDEASLAKELVHFLSQEHYKCDWAATGRDASEKIAVNLYDFILLDLGLPDYNGLTLLQEARQLDHEPAILILTARGSLEERIEGLDLGADDYLPKPFSLLELQARMQAVLRRKFKIKSSVLAFHGLELDHSTRRVTHQATEISLTKKEFDLLHYLLLHKNRILTRLQLTEHIWGNLLEDDYDSNYIDVHIKNLRKKLAAYITDEWLETVRGVGYRLTT from the coding sequence ATGCATGTACTGATCGTAGAAGACGAAGCCAGCCTGGCAAAAGAGTTGGTGCATTTTCTATCGCAGGAGCATTATAAGTGCGACTGGGCCGCGACCGGCCGGGATGCTTCTGAAAAGATTGCCGTAAACCTGTATGATTTCATTCTGCTGGACCTGGGCCTACCCGACTACAACGGCCTGACGCTGCTGCAGGAAGCCCGGCAGCTGGATCATGAACCGGCCATTCTCATACTTACCGCGCGTGGCTCGCTCGAAGAGCGCATCGAGGGCCTGGACCTGGGTGCCGATGATTACCTGCCCAAGCCTTTTTCGCTGCTCGAGCTGCAGGCCCGCATGCAGGCCGTGCTGCGCCGCAAGTTCAAGATCAAATCGTCGGTGCTGGCCTTTCATGGCCTGGAGCTCGACCACAGCACCCGCCGCGTCACACACCAGGCCACCGAGATCAGCCTCACCAAGAAAGAATTTGACCTGCTGCATTACCTGCTCCTGCACAAGAACCGCATCCTGACACGGCTGCAGCTAACCGAGCACATCTGGGGCAACCTGCTGGAAGATGATTACGATTCCAACTACATTGATGTGCATATCAAGAATCTCCGCAAAAAACTGGCCGCCTATATTACCGACGAGTGGCTGGAAACCGTGCGCGGCGTAGGCTACCGGCTAACTACCTGA
- a CDS encoding sensor histidine kinase, which translates to MRLQSKLTLFSALSKIILFLLLVVLLPPLIHRVALHNTDQRLLEQKEQVLRMVEEQGIENFILEGDNSAYGSYNLLKEEFISMEKVAPGLEVDSIGNSLRKVEGEVVDYRVLSLTFQIADQTYLLEIGRSIATIRESIDILQQYALIFLVVVVVLTAFVDLAFTKILLRPLLLIIRRLQRIGHPSTFQPTKLASTTTDFVYLNDTINNMMGQVQAAFLKEKEFIGNVSHELLTPVSILQNRMENLLADPDTPEHLLIKLVDNQRTLHRLKSIIQALLLISRIENEQYLKNEEVEIKMLVGEVVEEIRDRAEAREVALEMDLSDDWTLVQANESLLFTMLFNVVNNAIKYNRPGGKVILTGRLAKKGYELCVTDTGVGIAAAQLPHIFSRFKRLHAPDGESHGLGLPIVQTIAQFHRIKLSVTSEPGEGTTFCFRFPNT; encoded by the coding sequence ATGCGGCTACAATCCAAACTCACGCTTTTCAGCGCCCTTTCCAAGATCATCCTTTTTCTTTTGCTGGTCGTACTACTGCCGCCCCTTATCCACAGGGTGGCCCTGCATAATACCGACCAGCGCCTGCTGGAGCAAAAGGAACAGGTGCTGCGCATGGTAGAGGAACAAGGCATCGAGAACTTTATTCTGGAGGGCGACAACAGCGCTTACGGGAGTTATAACCTCTTAAAAGAGGAATTTATCTCGATGGAGAAAGTGGCGCCCGGCTTGGAAGTCGACTCCATCGGTAACAGCCTGCGCAAAGTGGAAGGCGAGGTAGTGGATTACCGCGTGCTGAGCCTGACCTTCCAGATCGCCGACCAGACCTACCTGCTGGAGATCGGCCGCAGCATTGCCACCATCCGCGAAAGTATCGACATCCTGCAGCAGTATGCGCTTATCTTTCTAGTCGTGGTGGTGGTGCTGACTGCCTTCGTGGATTTGGCTTTCACCAAAATACTGCTGCGCCCGCTCCTGCTCATCATCCGGCGGCTGCAGCGCATCGGCCACCCCAGCACCTTTCAGCCTACCAAATTAGCCAGCACCACCACCGATTTCGTGTACCTCAATGATACCATCAATAACATGATGGGCCAGGTGCAGGCGGCCTTTCTGAAGGAAAAAGAGTTTATCGGCAACGTGTCCCATGAGCTGCTCACGCCGGTCTCGATCCTGCAGAACCGCATGGAAAACCTGCTGGCCGACCCCGACACCCCGGAACACCTGCTCATAAAGCTGGTGGATAACCAGCGCACGCTGCACCGCCTCAAAAGCATCATCCAGGCACTGTTGCTGATCTCGCGCATAGAGAACGAACAATATCTCAAAAACGAGGAAGTAGAAATTAAAATGCTGGTCGGGGAGGTTGTGGAAGAGATCAGGGACCGCGCCGAAGCCCGGGAAGTAGCACTGGAAATGGACTTATCCGACGACTGGACCTTGGTGCAGGCAAACGAGTCGCTGCTATTCACCATGCTTTTTAATGTAGTAAACAACGCTATCAAGTATAACCGCCCCGGCGGGAAAGTAATCCTCACCGGTCGCCTTGCTAAAAAAGGGTACGAACTATGCGTAACCGATACGGGTGTTGGCATTGCAGCCGCGCAGCTGCCCCACATTTTCAGCCGCTTTAAACGGCTGCACGCCCCCGACGGCGAAAGCCACGGCCTGGGGCTTCCCATTGTGCAGACCATCGCCCAGTTCCACCGCATCAAGCTTTCGGTTACCTCCGAGCCCGGAGAAGGCACCACCTTCTGCTTCCGGTTTCCGAACACCTGA
- a CDS encoding NAD(P)-dependent oxidoreductase has translation MKVGFIGLGIMGSRMAANLQKAGYELVVYNRTQSKADALVKQGATRANTPEDVARQCRLVITMLSTPEAVEEVALGHDGFLKALPGNSLWVNCSTVNPSFTIKMAHHAKKMGQRYLDAPVSGTAGPAEKGDLIFLIGGEAADIAQVQELLDVMGKETVHVGAPGQGAGMKMANNMMLAHAMTAFAEALRLGTALGISEEMLCKTLLNGPAAAPYLKLKQPKILEREFSPQFPLEWTHKDLHLASITAYEQNIALPSLQATKELYAQAKQQGLGEEDFTAVYRVYLPNEEK, from the coding sequence ATGAAAGTAGGATTTATAGGATTAGGCATTATGGGCAGCCGCATGGCCGCTAATTTACAGAAAGCCGGCTACGAGCTGGTGGTCTATAACCGAACACAATCCAAGGCGGATGCCCTGGTAAAGCAGGGAGCTACGCGGGCAAACACCCCGGAAGATGTGGCCCGCCAGTGCCGGCTGGTGATCACGATGCTCTCGACACCGGAAGCGGTGGAAGAAGTGGCGCTGGGCCATGATGGGTTTCTGAAAGCCTTGCCCGGCAACTCGCTTTGGGTGAACTGCAGCACCGTAAATCCCTCCTTCACCATAAAAATGGCTCATCATGCCAAAAAAATGGGCCAGCGCTACCTCGATGCGCCAGTATCGGGCACGGCAGGTCCCGCCGAAAAAGGGGATCTCATTTTCCTCATCGGAGGCGAAGCGGCTGATATTGCGCAGGTGCAGGAATTGCTGGATGTGATGGGCAAAGAAACGGTGCATGTGGGCGCTCCCGGTCAAGGCGCAGGCATGAAAATGGCCAACAACATGATGCTGGCACACGCCATGACGGCTTTTGCCGAAGCACTTCGACTAGGCACCGCGCTGGGTATTTCGGAGGAGATGCTTTGCAAGACCCTGCTCAATGGCCCGGCCGCCGCGCCATACCTTAAACTAAAACAGCCTAAAATTCTGGAGCGCGAGTTCTCGCCCCAGTTTCCGCTTGAGTGGACGCACAAAGACCTGCACCTGGCCAGCATCACCGCTTACGAGCAGAACATAGCGCTCCCTTCGTTGCAGGCCACCAAAGAGCTGTATGCACAGGCAAAGCAGCAAGGCCTGGGAGAGGAGGATTTTACCGCCGTGTACCGCGTATACCTGCCGAATGAAGAAAAATAA